In Dromaius novaehollandiae isolate bDroNov1 chromosome 2, bDroNov1.hap1, whole genome shotgun sequence, one DNA window encodes the following:
- the HUS1 gene encoding checkpoint protein HUS1 isoform X1, with translation MRFRAKIVDLACLNHFSREPAGWLGAGPAVPGRRRARGALPGQWLSGEGAVVRGRGRARTWRQLRGDRGRPSPRLLFVCVSVLRIALRAACRGRGAARALKKFLLRRFAPPGVVNTVARLAKTCTLRLTADKLYFILSDKVANGGVSVWCELCQGNFFDEFQMEGVAAEHNEIYLELVPENLSRALKTAQNAKTVKIKLTNKHCPCLTVAVELPSLSSSSRIVTHDIPVGVIPRRLWNDFREPSVPDFDVSIYLPVLKTMKSVVERMKNLSNYIVIEANLCGEMNLKIETDLVSVTTHFRDLGNPPWASDNECQSSARGRDLESMAEARIDIKKLLQLLAGQQVNPTKALCNSWTAQLCYMNGKCFAVQTLMQVAFWIRLP, from the exons ATGCGTTTCCGGGCCAAGATCGTGGATCTCGCCTGTCTCAACCACTTCAGCCGTGAGCCAGCCGGGTGGctcggcgccggcccggccgtgccggggcgccgccgggctcggggcgccttgccggggcagtggCTGTCGGGGGAGGGGGCGGTggtgcggggccgcggcagggccAGGACGTGGCGGCAGCTGCGGGGGGATCGCGGGAGACCGTCTCCCCGCCTGttgtttgtctgtgtgtctgtgctcCGGATCGCGTTGCGTGCGGCCTGCCGaggccggggcgcggcgcgggctctTAAGAAGTTCCTGCTACGCCGTTTTGCCCCTCCAGGAGTAGTGAACACGGTGGCCCGGCTGGCCAAGACCTGCACCCTGCGCCTCACGGCCGACAAGCTGTATTTCATCCTCTCGGATAAAGTGGCAAACGGAGGCGTCAGCGTGTGGTGTGAGCTGTGCCAG GGGAATTTCTTTGATGAGTTCCAGATGGAAGGAGTAGCTGCAGAGCACAATGAAATCTATTTGGAGCTGGTGCCTGAGAACCTGTCGAGAGCATTAAAAACAGCCCAGAATGCAAAGACAGTGAAAATCAAGCTGACCAACAAACACTGTCCGTGTCTCACAGTAGCTGTGGAGCTA CCATCCTTGTCAAGCAGCAGTCGAATTGTGACACATGACATTCCAGTGGGGGTTATTCCCAGAAGATTATGGAATGACTTCAGAGAGCCCAGCGTGCCAGACTTTGAT GTCAGTATTTACCTACCAGtgttaaaaacaatgaaaagtgTGGTGGAGAGAATGAAGAACCTCAGCAATTACATT GTGATTGAAGCAAACTTGTGTGGAGAAATGAACTTGAAAATAGAAACTGATTTAGTGTCTGTAACAACACATTTTAGAGACTTAGGAAATCCTCCTTGGG CGTCAGACAATGAATGTCAAAGCTCTGCTCGAGGTAGAGATCTGGAAAGCATGGCTGAGGCACGGATAGACATCAAGAAGCTACTGCAGCTGCTTGCAGGACAGCAAGTCAATCCCACAAAAGCTTTGTGCA acagTTGGACTGCTCAGCTCTGCTATATGAATGGGAAGTGCTTTGCTGTACAGA
- the HUS1 gene encoding checkpoint protein HUS1 isoform X3, with amino-acid sequence MRFRAKIVDLACLNHFSREPAGWLGAGPAVPGRRRARGALPGQWLSGEGAVVRGRGRARTWRQLRGDRGRPSPRLLFVCVSVLRIALRAACRGRGAARALKKFLLRRFAPPGVVNTVARLAKTCTLRLTADKLYFILSDKVANGGVSVWCELCQGNFFDEFQMEGVAAEHNEIYLELVPENLSRALKTAQNAKTVKIKLTNKHCPCLTVAVELPSLSSSSRIVTHDIPVGVIPRRLWNDFREPSVPDFDVIEANLCGEMNLKIETDLVSVTTHFRDLGNPPWASDNECQSSARGRDLESMAEARIDIKKLLQLLAGQQVNPTKALCNSWTAQLCYMNGKCFAVQTNPEGTCLVWTLWSLGEL; translated from the exons ATGCGTTTCCGGGCCAAGATCGTGGATCTCGCCTGTCTCAACCACTTCAGCCGTGAGCCAGCCGGGTGGctcggcgccggcccggccgtgccggggcgccgccgggctcggggcgccttgccggggcagtggCTGTCGGGGGAGGGGGCGGTggtgcggggccgcggcagggccAGGACGTGGCGGCAGCTGCGGGGGGATCGCGGGAGACCGTCTCCCCGCCTGttgtttgtctgtgtgtctgtgctcCGGATCGCGTTGCGTGCGGCCTGCCGaggccggggcgcggcgcgggctctTAAGAAGTTCCTGCTACGCCGTTTTGCCCCTCCAGGAGTAGTGAACACGGTGGCCCGGCTGGCCAAGACCTGCACCCTGCGCCTCACGGCCGACAAGCTGTATTTCATCCTCTCGGATAAAGTGGCAAACGGAGGCGTCAGCGTGTGGTGTGAGCTGTGCCAG GGGAATTTCTTTGATGAGTTCCAGATGGAAGGAGTAGCTGCAGAGCACAATGAAATCTATTTGGAGCTGGTGCCTGAGAACCTGTCGAGAGCATTAAAAACAGCCCAGAATGCAAAGACAGTGAAAATCAAGCTGACCAACAAACACTGTCCGTGTCTCACAGTAGCTGTGGAGCTA CCATCCTTGTCAAGCAGCAGTCGAATTGTGACACATGACATTCCAGTGGGGGTTATTCCCAGAAGATTATGGAATGACTTCAGAGAGCCCAGCGTGCCAGACTTTGAT GTGATTGAAGCAAACTTGTGTGGAGAAATGAACTTGAAAATAGAAACTGATTTAGTGTCTGTAACAACACATTTTAGAGACTTAGGAAATCCTCCTTGGG CGTCAGACAATGAATGTCAAAGCTCTGCTCGAGGTAGAGATCTGGAAAGCATGGCTGAGGCACGGATAGACATCAAGAAGCTACTGCAGCTGCTTGCAGGACAGCAAGTCAATCCCACAAAAGCTTTGTGCA acagTTGGACTGCTCAGCTCTGCTATATGAATGGGAAGTGCTTTGCTGTACAGA
- the HUS1 gene encoding checkpoint protein HUS1 isoform X7, with the protein MRFRAKIVDLACLNHFSREPAGWLGAGPAVPGRRRARGALPGQWLSGEGAVVRGRGRARTWRQLRGDRGRPSPRLLFVCVSVLRIALRAACRGRGAARALKKFLLRRFAPPGVVNTVARLAKTCTLRLTADKLYFILSDKVANGGVSVWCELCQGNFFDEFQMEGVAAEHNEIYLELVPENLSRALKTAQNAKTVKIKLTNKHCPCLTVAVELPSLSSSSRIVTHDIPVGVIPRRLWNDFREPSVPDFDVSIYLPVLKTMKSVVERMKNLSNYIVIEANLCGEMNLKIETDLVSVTTHFRDLGNPPWASDNECQSSARGRDLESMAEARIDIKKLLQLLAGQQVNPTKALCNSWTAQLCYMNGKCFAVQTNPEGTCLVWTLWSLGEL; encoded by the exons ATGCGTTTCCGGGCCAAGATCGTGGATCTCGCCTGTCTCAACCACTTCAGCCGTGAGCCAGCCGGGTGGctcggcgccggcccggccgtgccggggcgccgccgggctcggggcgccttgccggggcagtggCTGTCGGGGGAGGGGGCGGTggtgcggggccgcggcagggccAGGACGTGGCGGCAGCTGCGGGGGGATCGCGGGAGACCGTCTCCCCGCCTGttgtttgtctgtgtgtctgtgctcCGGATCGCGTTGCGTGCGGCCTGCCGaggccggggcgcggcgcgggctctTAAGAAGTTCCTGCTACGCCGTTTTGCCCCTCCAGGAGTAGTGAACACGGTGGCCCGGCTGGCCAAGACCTGCACCCTGCGCCTCACGGCCGACAAGCTGTATTTCATCCTCTCGGATAAAGTGGCAAACGGAGGCGTCAGCGTGTGGTGTGAGCTGTGCCAG GGGAATTTCTTTGATGAGTTCCAGATGGAAGGAGTAGCTGCAGAGCACAATGAAATCTATTTGGAGCTGGTGCCTGAGAACCTGTCGAGAGCATTAAAAACAGCCCAGAATGCAAAGACAGTGAAAATCAAGCTGACCAACAAACACTGTCCGTGTCTCACAGTAGCTGTGGAGCTA CCATCCTTGTCAAGCAGCAGTCGAATTGTGACACATGACATTCCAGTGGGGGTTATTCCCAGAAGATTATGGAATGACTTCAGAGAGCCCAGCGTGCCAGACTTTGAT GTCAGTATTTACCTACCAGtgttaaaaacaatgaaaagtgTGGTGGAGAGAATGAAGAACCTCAGCAATTACATT GTGATTGAAGCAAACTTGTGTGGAGAAATGAACTTGAAAATAGAAACTGATTTAGTGTCTGTAACAACACATTTTAGAGACTTAGGAAATCCTCCTTGGG CGTCAGACAATGAATGTCAAAGCTCTGCTCGAGGTAGAGATCTGGAAAGCATGGCTGAGGCACGGATAGACATCAAGAAGCTACTGCAGCTGCTTGCAGGACAGCAAGTCAATCCCACAAAAGCTTTGTGCA acagTTGGACTGCTCAGCTCTGCTATATGAATGGGAAGTGCTTTGCTGTACAGA
- the HUS1 gene encoding checkpoint protein HUS1 isoform X5, with protein sequence MRFRAKIVDLACLNHFSRVVNTVARLAKTCTLRLTADKLYFILSDKVANGGVSVWCELCQGNFFDEFQMEGVAAEHNEIYLELVPENLSRALKTAQNAKTVKIKLTNKHCPCLTVAVELPSLSSSSRIVTHDIPVGVIPRRLWNDFREPSVPDFDVSIYLPVLKTMKSVVERMKNLSNYIVIEANLCGEMNLKIETDLVSVTTHFRDLGNPPWASDNECQSSARGRDLESMAEARIDIKKLLQLLAGQQVNPTKALCNSWTAQLCYMNGKCFAVQTNPEGTCLVWTLWSLGEL encoded by the exons ATGCGTTTCCGGGCCAAGATCGTGGATCTCGCCTGTCTCAACCACTTCAGCC GAGTAGTGAACACGGTGGCCCGGCTGGCCAAGACCTGCACCCTGCGCCTCACGGCCGACAAGCTGTATTTCATCCTCTCGGATAAAGTGGCAAACGGAGGCGTCAGCGTGTGGTGTGAGCTGTGCCAG GGGAATTTCTTTGATGAGTTCCAGATGGAAGGAGTAGCTGCAGAGCACAATGAAATCTATTTGGAGCTGGTGCCTGAGAACCTGTCGAGAGCATTAAAAACAGCCCAGAATGCAAAGACAGTGAAAATCAAGCTGACCAACAAACACTGTCCGTGTCTCACAGTAGCTGTGGAGCTA CCATCCTTGTCAAGCAGCAGTCGAATTGTGACACATGACATTCCAGTGGGGGTTATTCCCAGAAGATTATGGAATGACTTCAGAGAGCCCAGCGTGCCAGACTTTGAT GTCAGTATTTACCTACCAGtgttaaaaacaatgaaaagtgTGGTGGAGAGAATGAAGAACCTCAGCAATTACATT GTGATTGAAGCAAACTTGTGTGGAGAAATGAACTTGAAAATAGAAACTGATTTAGTGTCTGTAACAACACATTTTAGAGACTTAGGAAATCCTCCTTGGG CGTCAGACAATGAATGTCAAAGCTCTGCTCGAGGTAGAGATCTGGAAAGCATGGCTGAGGCACGGATAGACATCAAGAAGCTACTGCAGCTGCTTGCAGGACAGCAAGTCAATCCCACAAAAGCTTTGTGCA acagTTGGACTGCTCAGCTCTGCTATATGAATGGGAAGTGCTTTGCTGTACAGA
- the HUS1 gene encoding checkpoint protein HUS1 isoform X8, whose amino-acid sequence MRFRAKIVDLACLNHFSREPAGWLGAGPAVPGRRRARGALPGQWLSGEGAVVRGRGRARTWRQLRGDRGRPSPRLLFVCVSVLRIALRAACRGRGAARALKKFLLRRFAPPGVVNTVARLAKTCTLRLTADKLYFILSDKVANGGVSVWCELCQGNFFDEFQMEGVAAEHNEIYLELVPENLSRALKTAQNAKTVKIKLTNKHCPCLTVAVELPSLSSSSRIVTHDIPVGVIPRRLWNDFREPSVPDFDTVGLLSSAI is encoded by the exons ATGCGTTTCCGGGCCAAGATCGTGGATCTCGCCTGTCTCAACCACTTCAGCCGTGAGCCAGCCGGGTGGctcggcgccggcccggccgtgccggggcgccgccgggctcggggcgccttgccggggcagtggCTGTCGGGGGAGGGGGCGGTggtgcggggccgcggcagggccAGGACGTGGCGGCAGCTGCGGGGGGATCGCGGGAGACCGTCTCCCCGCCTGttgtttgtctgtgtgtctgtgctcCGGATCGCGTTGCGTGCGGCCTGCCGaggccggggcgcggcgcgggctctTAAGAAGTTCCTGCTACGCCGTTTTGCCCCTCCAGGAGTAGTGAACACGGTGGCCCGGCTGGCCAAGACCTGCACCCTGCGCCTCACGGCCGACAAGCTGTATTTCATCCTCTCGGATAAAGTGGCAAACGGAGGCGTCAGCGTGTGGTGTGAGCTGTGCCAG GGGAATTTCTTTGATGAGTTCCAGATGGAAGGAGTAGCTGCAGAGCACAATGAAATCTATTTGGAGCTGGTGCCTGAGAACCTGTCGAGAGCATTAAAAACAGCCCAGAATGCAAAGACAGTGAAAATCAAGCTGACCAACAAACACTGTCCGTGTCTCACAGTAGCTGTGGAGCTA CCATCCTTGTCAAGCAGCAGTCGAATTGTGACACATGACATTCCAGTGGGGGTTATTCCCAGAAGATTATGGAATGACTTCAGAGAGCCCAGCGTGCCAGACTTTGAT acagTTGGACTGCTCAGCTCTGCTATATGA
- the HUS1 gene encoding checkpoint protein HUS1 isoform X2: protein MRFRAKIVDLACLNHFSREPAGWLGAGPAVPGRRRARGALPGQWLSGEGAVVRGRGRARTWRQLRGDRGRPSPRLLFVCVSVLRIALRAACRGRGAARALKKFLLRRFAPPGVVNTVARLAKTCTLRLTADKLYFILSDKVANGGVSVWCELCQGNFFDEFQMEGVAAEHNEIYLELVPENLSRALKTAQNAKTVKIKLTNKHCPCLTVAVELPSLSSSSRIVTHDIPVGVIPRRLWNDFREPSVPDFDVSIYLPVLKTMKSVVERMKNLSNYIVIEANLCGEMNLKIETDLVSVTTHFRDLGNPPWASDNECQSSARGRDLESMAEARIDIKKLLQLLAGQQVNPTKALCNIVSRRIVHFILLHEDVSLQYFIPALA, encoded by the exons ATGCGTTTCCGGGCCAAGATCGTGGATCTCGCCTGTCTCAACCACTTCAGCCGTGAGCCAGCCGGGTGGctcggcgccggcccggccgtgccggggcgccgccgggctcggggcgccttgccggggcagtggCTGTCGGGGGAGGGGGCGGTggtgcggggccgcggcagggccAGGACGTGGCGGCAGCTGCGGGGGGATCGCGGGAGACCGTCTCCCCGCCTGttgtttgtctgtgtgtctgtgctcCGGATCGCGTTGCGTGCGGCCTGCCGaggccggggcgcggcgcgggctctTAAGAAGTTCCTGCTACGCCGTTTTGCCCCTCCAGGAGTAGTGAACACGGTGGCCCGGCTGGCCAAGACCTGCACCCTGCGCCTCACGGCCGACAAGCTGTATTTCATCCTCTCGGATAAAGTGGCAAACGGAGGCGTCAGCGTGTGGTGTGAGCTGTGCCAG GGGAATTTCTTTGATGAGTTCCAGATGGAAGGAGTAGCTGCAGAGCACAATGAAATCTATTTGGAGCTGGTGCCTGAGAACCTGTCGAGAGCATTAAAAACAGCCCAGAATGCAAAGACAGTGAAAATCAAGCTGACCAACAAACACTGTCCGTGTCTCACAGTAGCTGTGGAGCTA CCATCCTTGTCAAGCAGCAGTCGAATTGTGACACATGACATTCCAGTGGGGGTTATTCCCAGAAGATTATGGAATGACTTCAGAGAGCCCAGCGTGCCAGACTTTGAT GTCAGTATTTACCTACCAGtgttaaaaacaatgaaaagtgTGGTGGAGAGAATGAAGAACCTCAGCAATTACATT GTGATTGAAGCAAACTTGTGTGGAGAAATGAACTTGAAAATAGAAACTGATTTAGTGTCTGTAACAACACATTTTAGAGACTTAGGAAATCCTCCTTGGG CGTCAGACAATGAATGTCAAAGCTCTGCTCGAGGTAGAGATCTGGAAAGCATGGCTGAGGCACGGATAGACATCAAGAAGCTACTGCAGCTGCTTGCAGGACAGCAAGTCAATCCCACAAAAGCTTTGTGCA ATATTGTAAGTAGAAGGATCGTCCACTTCATCTTGCTCCATGAGGACGTTTCACTTCAGTATTTCATTCCGGCACTTGCATGA
- the HUS1 gene encoding checkpoint protein HUS1 isoform X6, with protein sequence MRFRAKIVDLACLNHFSRVVNTVARLAKTCTLRLTADKLYFILSDKVANGGVSVWCELCQGNFFDEFQMEGVAAEHNEIYLELVPENLSRALKTAQNAKTVKIKLTNKHCPCLTVAVELPSLSSSSRIVTHDIPVGVIPRRLWNDFREPSVPDFDVSIYLPVLKTMKSVVERMKNLSNYIVIEANLCGEMNLKIETDLVSVTTHFRDLGNPPWASDNECQSSARGRDLESMAEARIDIKKLLQLLAGQQVNPTKALCNIVSRRIVHFILLHEDVSLQYFIPALA encoded by the exons ATGCGTTTCCGGGCCAAGATCGTGGATCTCGCCTGTCTCAACCACTTCAGCC GAGTAGTGAACACGGTGGCCCGGCTGGCCAAGACCTGCACCCTGCGCCTCACGGCCGACAAGCTGTATTTCATCCTCTCGGATAAAGTGGCAAACGGAGGCGTCAGCGTGTGGTGTGAGCTGTGCCAG GGGAATTTCTTTGATGAGTTCCAGATGGAAGGAGTAGCTGCAGAGCACAATGAAATCTATTTGGAGCTGGTGCCTGAGAACCTGTCGAGAGCATTAAAAACAGCCCAGAATGCAAAGACAGTGAAAATCAAGCTGACCAACAAACACTGTCCGTGTCTCACAGTAGCTGTGGAGCTA CCATCCTTGTCAAGCAGCAGTCGAATTGTGACACATGACATTCCAGTGGGGGTTATTCCCAGAAGATTATGGAATGACTTCAGAGAGCCCAGCGTGCCAGACTTTGAT GTCAGTATTTACCTACCAGtgttaaaaacaatgaaaagtgTGGTGGAGAGAATGAAGAACCTCAGCAATTACATT GTGATTGAAGCAAACTTGTGTGGAGAAATGAACTTGAAAATAGAAACTGATTTAGTGTCTGTAACAACACATTTTAGAGACTTAGGAAATCCTCCTTGGG CGTCAGACAATGAATGTCAAAGCTCTGCTCGAGGTAGAGATCTGGAAAGCATGGCTGAGGCACGGATAGACATCAAGAAGCTACTGCAGCTGCTTGCAGGACAGCAAGTCAATCCCACAAAAGCTTTGTGCA ATATTGTAAGTAGAAGGATCGTCCACTTCATCTTGCTCCATGAGGACGTTTCACTTCAGTATTTCATTCCGGCACTTGCATGA